From the genome of Impatiens glandulifera chromosome 9, dImpGla2.1, whole genome shotgun sequence, one region includes:
- the LOC124915567 gene encoding NDR1/HIN1-like protein 6: MTDNQKIHPVVHDPEAPPNIPLVPRGSSRSDQPDGGAVIIPKYAPLPPPRKRRSCCCKCLCWTFFLIFLILIILGILTAVFFLVFQPKIPNYSVDRMRITQFNLTNDMNLDASFNVNITAHNPNKKIGIYYENGSHISVWYIGTQLCNGSLPKFYQGHRNTTVLNLILTGQTQNATDLLQSLQTQQQTGSIPLNLIADVPVRLKVGSLKLMKWEFKARCALDVDSLRADNTISIRSSKCKYRFTL, from the coding sequence ATGACCGATAACCAAAAGATTCATCCAGTCGTCCATGATCCAGAAGCACCACCAAACATTCCCTTAGTTCCCCGTGGATCATCCCGTTCCGACCAACCAGACGGCGGCGCCGTAATCATCCCAAAATACGCACCTCTACCGCCACCCCGTAAACGTCGTAGCTGCTGCTGCAAATGTCTCTGCTGGACCTTCTTCCTCATCTTCCTCATCCTAATCATCCTAGGAATCCTCACAGCCGTCTTCTTCCTAGTATTCCAACCCAAAATTCCCAATTACTCTGTCGACAGAATGCGGATTACCCAATTCAATCTCACCAATGACATGAACCTTGACGCTAGTTTCAATGTCAACATCACTGCTCATAATCCAAACAAGAAGATTGGAATCTATTACGAGAATGGGAGTCATATCAGCGTTTGGTATATAGGTACCCAGCTATGTAATGGGTCGTTGCCGAAATTCTATCAGGGTCATAGAAACACGACGGTTCTTAATTTGATCTTGACCGGACAGACACAGAATGCTACTGATCTGTTACAGTCACTTCAGACACAACAACAGACCGGTAGTATTCCTTTGAATTTAATAGCGGATGTGCCCGTTAGGCTAAAGGTTGGATCTTTGAAGCTGATGAAGTGGGAATTTAAAGCTAGGTGTGCCCTAGATGTTGATAGTTTGAGAGCTGATAATACTATTAGCATTAGGAGCAGCAAATGTAAGTATAGATTTACTCTTTAA